The following coding sequences are from one Pelmatolapia mariae isolate MD_Pm_ZW linkage group LG4, Pm_UMD_F_2, whole genome shotgun sequence window:
- the LOC134626247 gene encoding RNA-binding protein with serine-rich domain 1-like gives MAPSPTKRKEDEKTKDRGKEKPGTKEGEKERGREKARKRRSASTGSSSSRSSSSSSSSSGSSSGSSSGSSSSGSSRSGSSSSRSSSSSSSSGSPSPSRRRHDNRRRSRSVSKTQKTRDDKERRKRSPTPKPTKVYLGRLTRNVTKEHIQEIFSTYGTIKAVDMPMDRLHPHLHRGCAYVEFETPEEAQKALKHMDGGQIDGQEITACAVLPQRVRPPPRRPSPPRRMPPPPPMWRRSPPRMRRRSRSPRRRSPARRRSRSRSPGRRRHRSRSSSNSSR, from the exons AT GGCACCCTCACCTACAAAGCGGAAGGAGgacgaaaaaacaaaagacagagGCAAAGAAAAGCCGGGAACAAAGgaaggagagaaggagagaggacGAGAGAAAGCAAGGAAACGCCGCAGCGCATccactggcagcagcagcagcag ATCTAGCTCTTCTTCGAGCAGCAGTTCTGGTTCCAGCTCAGGTTCTTCAAGCGGATCCAGCTCGTCTGGTTCCAGCCGCTCCGGCTCTTCTAGCTCCCGATCCTCTTCGTCTTCCAGCTCCTCGGGTTCTCCGAGCCCCAGCCGCAGACGCCACGATAACCGTCGCCGCTCCCGCTCTGT CTCTAAAACACAAAAGACCAGAGATGACAAGGAACGCCGGAAAAGAAGCCCAACACCCAAACCAACTAAAGTTTACTTAGGGCGACTCACCAGGAATGTCACCAAG GAACATATCCAGGAAATCTTTTCTACTTATGGGACAATCAAAGCAGTCGACATGCCaatggacagactccacccgcACCTGCACAGGGGCTGTGCTTAtgtggagtttgagacccccgAGGAGGCCCAGAAGGCACTCAAACACATGGACGGAG GTCAGATTGATGGACAGGAAATCACCGCTTGTGCTGTGCTGCCTCAGCGAGTCCGCCCTCCACCCCGTAGACCATCTCCACCCCGCAGAATGCCCCCGCCACCACCTATGTGGCGTCGCAGCCCACCGCGCATGAGGAGAAG GTCCCGCTCCCCAAGGAGGCGATCGCCAGCACGCCGCCGCTCTCGCTCCAGATCTCCCGGTCGCAGGCGTCACCGCTCTCGTTCCAGCTCCAACTCCTCTCGATAG
- the LOC134626244 gene encoding uncharacterized protein LOC134626244, which translates to MGRLDDAAKHKVVELRKAGLSFRKIKAVLELENIKVSAQAIYLFLREFQGRPPGRVRPVEPGSSTSPAQVQAQTGAVQQSWSNIQIRNLLRDSSQRLGFAAAADFAKQTPTSSEGSSSGETSGGNRKEQQPEEHKDENDIQIVSVTSLAQQSQQRAPQSTLPRSETSAMTSTPAVRRRVTPSPATSSMLAARKRLLDKALSHRLKFSTVASLLRRDPSSVQGADMRNAVPQPPETYDLTTEKTVTGNQPGSISAPRRSLTQRPGLSVRSLPPPPHPPPRVGIRLSNRPQAPLTSASPGGAVIRIQAPGSQGAPRTEGNPSPQQAAQDAGVRSGFQDQIQSLGSEVRSLGLAVKMLVEQQCRLEREQSQQTQIQKQILNTLQTIATKMGHGSSVQKQQNKTPSPSALAAASASTSFNQDTFSFSQGTYTQCSQTQPSYSSLEGLENVEAFKLPGLSPTTMNGFPACSNAESLPVTHTPSQTQPYSAAYIQQTSQALMPPYTQSYVSTYSIQSHPQTFRALESKTSEFQSSCSTRTFQDCSVSTQPVLNSDHSSQDQQINIIKVEGP; encoded by the exons ATGGGCCGGCTCGATGATGCTGCAAAGCACAAAGTGGTAGAGCTGCGAAAGGCGGGCCTGAGTTTCCGTAAAATCAAAGCTGTGCTGGAGCTGGAGAACATTAAGGTTTCCGCTCAGGCCATCTACTTGTTCCTGAGAGAGTTCCAGGGGAGGCCGCCAGGGAGGGTGAGACCTGTAGAGCCTGGAAGTAGCACATCACCAGCACAGGTGCAAGCTCAAACTGGAGCAGTACAGCAGAGCTGGAGTAACATTCAAATCCGAAATCTATTGCGGGATTCATCTCAACGTCTTGGCTTTGCAGCTGCTGCTGACTTTGCTAAACAGACTCCCACCAGCTCAGAGGGCTCTTCCTCCGGGGAAACCAGTGGAGGCAACAGGAAAGAACAGCAACCTGAAGAACATAAGGATGAAAATGATATCCAGATTGTCAGTGTCACGTCACTCGCACAGCAGAGCCAACAAAGAGCTCCCCAGTCCACTCTACCAAGGTCAGAAACCAGTGCTATGACTTCCACGCCAGCAGTGAGGCGGAGAGTCACACCTTCTCCAGCCACTAGTTCAATGCTGGCAGCTCGAAAGAGACTTTTGGATAAAGCATTGTCACACAGATTGAAG TTTTCAACAGTGGCGTCATTGTTAAGGAGAGATCCGTCAAGTGTCCAGGGCGCTGACATGAGGAATGCTGTGCCACAACCACCTGAAACCTACGATCTGACCACTGAAAAG ACTGTTACAGGGAATCAGCCTGGAAGTATCAGCGCTCCTAGACGTTCTCTCACCCAGAGACCAGGGCTATCTGTTCGTTCCCTTCCTCCTCcccctcatcctcctcctcgaGTTGGGATTCGTCTTTCTAACCGGCCACAAGCACCTTTAACATCTGCGTCTCCCGGGGGCGCTGTTATCCGCATACAGGCCCCTGGGAGTCAGGGTGCTCCTCGTACTGAAGGGAACCCGAGTCCACAGCAGGCAGCCCAGGACGCTGGAGTCAGAAGCGGTTTCCAGGATCAGATTCAGAGTTTGGGCTCTGAAGTGCGCAGCTTGGGCCTGGCAGTGAAGATGCTTGTAGAGCAGCAGTGCCGTCTGGAGAGGGAGCAGTCGCAGCAGACCCAAATTCAGAAGCAGATCCTCAACACTCTACAGACCATTGCAACCAAAATGGGTCATGGTAGCAGTGTTCAAAAGCAGCAAAACAAGACTCCTTCACCCTCTGCTTTGGCAGCAGCTTCTGCCTCTACCTCGTTTAACCAAGACACCTTCAGTTTTAGTCAAGGCACTTACACTCAGTGTAGCCAAACCCAGCCTAGCTACAGCTCTTTAGAAGGTTTAGAAAATGTGGAGGCCTTTAAATTGCCGGGACTCAGTCCTACAACCATGAATGGGTTTCCAGCATGTAGCAATGCTGAAAGCCTTCCTGTTACTCACACCCCTTCTCAAACACAACCTTATTCAGCTGCATATATTCAGCAAACCAGTCAAGCGCTCATGCCTCCCTACACGCAATCATATGTCTCCACATACAGCATACAGTCACATCCTCAGACTTTCAGGGCATTGGAGAGTAAAACATCAGAATTCCAAAGCAGCTGCTCAACAAGGACTTTCCAGGACTGCAGCGTTTCCACTCAACCAGTGCTGAACTCTGACCACTCTTCACAGGATCAGCAGATCAATATTATCAAAGTGGAAGGACCATAG